In Brachybacterium fresconis, one DNA window encodes the following:
- a CDS encoding 6-phosphogluconolactonase, whose translation MSVVDRASTVNVVVSHTAEAAGTAAGRTAADALAKVLAEQPRARVIFASAPSQEQMLRTLGQDPRIDWSRVTSLHMDDYLELDPAHPASFGTWLSDRLPTAARPGLNRIRQDVDPDGEVRRYSEVVAAGPIDLVCLGIGVNGHIAFNEPGDTDLTDPALVRKVALAATSRRQQVDEGLFPSIDQVPTHALTLTVPAMLAARTIVCTVLGETKAEAVASTLTGPVSAEVPASAVHTHSDVVVHLDAAAATELPQSLRSGGRP comes from the coding sequence ATGTCGGTCGTCGATCGAGCATCGACAGTGAACGTCGTGGTCAGCCATACGGCGGAAGCCGCCGGCACAGCCGCCGGTCGTACGGCCGCCGATGCGCTCGCGAAGGTGCTGGCCGAGCAGCCCAGGGCGCGGGTGATCTTCGCGTCCGCGCCGTCCCAGGAGCAGATGCTGCGCACCCTCGGCCAGGACCCGCGAATCGACTGGTCGCGGGTCACGTCCCTGCACATGGACGACTACCTCGAGCTCGACCCAGCGCACCCCGCCTCCTTCGGGACCTGGCTGTCCGACCGGCTGCCCACCGCCGCACGGCCCGGCCTAAACCGGATCCGGCAGGACGTCGACCCCGACGGTGAAGTGCGCCGCTACAGCGAGGTGGTCGCTGCCGGCCCGATCGACCTGGTGTGCCTGGGTATCGGCGTCAACGGACACATCGCCTTCAACGAACCCGGCGACACCGACCTTACCGACCCCGCCCTGGTGCGCAAGGTCGCGCTGGCAGCCACCTCTCGCAGGCAACAGGTCGACGAGGGACTCTTCCCGAGCATCGACCAGGTCCCCACCCACGCCCTGACGCTCACCGTCCCCGCCATGCTCGCGGCGCGCACCATAGTCTGCACCGTGCTCGGCGAGACGAAAGCCGAGGCGGTCGCCTCCACCCTCACCGGTCCCGTGAGCGCCGAGGTCCCGGCGAGCGCCGTGCACACCCACTCCGACGTGGTCGTCCACCTCGATGCCGCGGCTGCGACCGAGCTGCCCCAGAGCCTGCGCTCCGGCGGACGACCCTGA
- a CDS encoding ABC transporter permease, with protein MAQADVTEREMQPDSSTGDSSAATPPVRRAKASFASRLRRDRSLLLMVLPAVALALVFKYVPMLGNIVAWQQYSPYVGITESPWAGWENFQRLLTDSNFHSAVINTISITTFQLFFYFPIPIVMALLLNSVLTPWIRSTIQSIVYLPHFFSWVLVVTVFQQMLGGAGLLNRVLRDNDVAPVDIMTNPDTFLLLITSEAVWKDAGWGMIIFLAALAAIDPTQYEAAAVDGASGWQRMWHVTLPALKPVIILLLILRLGDALTVGFEQILLHRDAIGTARAEVVDTYVYYQGVLFGDWSFAAAAGLVTGIISLLLVLGANKLAHVFGEAGIYQKSDS; from the coding sequence ATGGCTCAGGCCGACGTCACGGAGCGCGAGATGCAGCCGGACAGCAGCACCGGAGACTCCTCCGCCGCGACACCGCCGGTGCGACGCGCCAAGGCGTCCTTCGCCAGTCGGCTCCGGCGCGACCGCTCGCTGCTGCTGATGGTCCTGCCGGCGGTAGCGCTCGCGCTTGTGTTCAAGTACGTGCCGATGCTCGGCAACATCGTGGCGTGGCAGCAGTACTCTCCCTACGTCGGCATCACCGAGAGCCCCTGGGCGGGCTGGGAGAACTTCCAGCGGCTGCTGACGGACTCCAACTTCCACAGCGCCGTCATCAACACGATTTCCATCACGACGTTCCAACTCTTCTTTTATTTCCCGATCCCGATCGTGATGGCGCTGCTGCTGAACTCCGTACTGACCCCGTGGATCCGCTCGACCATCCAGTCGATCGTCTACCTGCCGCACTTCTTCTCGTGGGTGCTCGTGGTGACGGTCTTCCAACAGATGCTCGGCGGCGCAGGCCTCCTGAACCGGGTGCTGCGGGACAACGACGTGGCCCCTGTCGACATCATGACCAATCCGGACACCTTCCTCCTCTTGATCACCAGTGAAGCAGTCTGGAAGGACGCCGGCTGGGGCATGATCATCTTCCTCGCAGCCCTGGCCGCGATCGACCCGACGCAGTACGAAGCCGCTGCGGTCGACGGAGCTAGCGGGTGGCAGCGGATGTGGCACGTTACGCTCCCGGCGCTCAAACCAGTCATCATCCTGCTGCTCATCCTGCGCCTCGGGGATGCCCTGACCGTCGGCTTCGAACAGATCCTCCTGCATCGCGATGCCATCGGCACAGCACGCGCCGAAGTCGTGGACACCTACGTGTACTACCAGGGCGTCCTCTTCGGGGACTGGAGCTTCGCCGCCGCGGCAGGCCTGGTCACAGGCATCATTAGCCTCCTTCTCGTGCTCGGAGCGAACAAGCTGGCCCATGTGTTCGGCGAGGCCGGCATCTACCAGAAATCAGACTCATGA
- a CDS encoding extracellular solute-binding protein, whose protein sequence is MRQNQPRKTLSPSRRSFFGLLGAGAGAAALTSCGDSSSGDSSAASGSSEYLPTYKELEIVEPDYPAVNGSTPGFLTIPAELQETYPDPIGDGSEATAMVPLWSAIPDLSGNSYIDALRAKTGYDFAFQMTEGSSYGDKLATVLASPDNVPDWVAMPAWNIRSNFHQAIEGVFQDLSPYLGGDAVLDYPHLANLPTSSWQFSSFGQKLYGLPKPGGVVTNALFTRGDLLDEMGITPEITDGQELIDLAVELTDAKTNRWGANDLGVLAYLIFHVPEKWKLDDSGELINRVETEEFKQALDWLKKLFDSGAVHPDAVAGNVAAAKQRFESGNVLLTVDGLGGWAEAYNRQRPSNPEYRQDAVKWFSGDGGDPWVYVNRPAEMVTFIKRTDDEEKIKNFLRVADLLASPFGTTEYQLIERGVEGEHFTLADSGEEMPTELGQSEVITTFRSLCAPPQTNAIVSMPDYVEAFCTWQADAAKNAVEPPLHGVQIAEPPQLAQLSQPFSDLQADVPRGRQSLADVDAAVEEWRKNGGEELRALYQEALDSGNY, encoded by the coding sequence ATGCGACAGAACCAACCCAGAAAGACCCTCTCCCCTTCCCGCAGATCCTTCTTCGGACTGCTCGGAGCGGGCGCCGGGGCTGCCGCTCTAACCAGCTGCGGGGACTCCTCTTCCGGCGACAGCTCGGCGGCGAGCGGTTCCAGCGAGTACCTGCCGACCTACAAGGAGCTCGAGATCGTGGAGCCGGATTATCCGGCCGTCAACGGTTCGACGCCGGGGTTCCTGACGATCCCCGCGGAGCTTCAGGAGACCTATCCGGATCCGATCGGTGACGGCTCGGAGGCGACCGCTATGGTGCCGCTGTGGAGCGCCATCCCCGACCTCTCGGGCAACAGCTACATCGACGCCCTCCGCGCCAAGACCGGCTACGACTTCGCCTTCCAGATGACCGAAGGATCCTCCTATGGCGACAAGCTCGCCACCGTCCTGGCGTCTCCAGACAACGTCCCGGACTGGGTGGCGATGCCAGCGTGGAACATCCGCTCCAACTTCCACCAGGCGATCGAGGGTGTCTTCCAGGATCTGTCGCCATACCTCGGCGGCGATGCGGTGCTCGACTACCCGCACCTGGCGAACCTGCCGACCTCGTCCTGGCAGTTCTCGAGCTTCGGACAGAAGCTCTACGGGCTGCCGAAGCCGGGCGGCGTCGTGACCAACGCTCTATTCACCCGTGGGGATCTCCTCGACGAGATGGGCATCACCCCAGAGATCACCGACGGCCAGGAGCTCATCGATCTCGCCGTCGAACTGACGGACGCGAAGACGAACCGTTGGGGCGCGAATGATCTCGGCGTCCTGGCCTACCTGATCTTCCATGTTCCTGAGAAGTGGAAGCTGGATGACTCCGGCGAGCTCATCAACCGCGTCGAGACCGAGGAATTCAAGCAGGCGCTGGACTGGCTGAAGAAGCTGTTCGACTCCGGCGCGGTCCATCCGGACGCTGTCGCCGGCAACGTCGCCGCGGCCAAGCAGCGCTTCGAGTCGGGCAACGTGTTGCTCACCGTCGATGGCCTGGGCGGCTGGGCAGAGGCATACAACCGACAGCGCCCCTCGAATCCCGAATACCGCCAGGACGCCGTGAAGTGGTTCTCGGGCGATGGCGGGGACCCCTGGGTCTACGTCAACCGTCCCGCCGAGATGGTCACGTTCATCAAGCGCACGGACGACGAGGAGAAGATCAAGAACTTCCTGCGGGTCGCAGACCTCCTCGCCTCACCGTTCGGGACGACCGAGTACCAACTCATCGAACGCGGCGTGGAGGGCGAGCACTTCACCCTGGCCGATTCGGGCGAGGAGATGCCGACCGAGCTCGGGCAGTCCGAGGTGATCACCACGTTCCGGAGCCTCTGTGCACCTCCGCAGACGAACGCGATCGTCTCCATGCCGGACTACGTCGAGGCGTTCTGCACCTGGCAGGCCGATGCCGCGAAGAACGCGGTCGAGCCACCACTACACGGTGTCCAGATCGCCGAACCGCCCCAGCTCGCGCAGCTCAGCCAGCCCTTCTCCGACCTCCAGGCAGATGTTCCGCGGGGCCGCCAGAGCCTGGCGGACGTCGATGCCGCCGTCGAGGAGTGGCGCAAGAACGGAGGCGAAGAGCTGCGCGCGCTGTACCAGGAAGCTCTCGACTCGGGGAACTACTGA
- a CDS encoding Gfo/Idh/MocA family protein, with translation MTTVTGIGLIGLGTIGRSHARALDALRDRAELRAFSGSDAAATAEAGWPDAVQVPPEELNFRDDVDVVAICSPSGAHAEQALAALQSGKHVVVEKPLALTATDADRIVGLATKQGLTVSTISQRRLEPEVVAVRRALRAGTLGAVRLATTHVHWWRDEDYYAAAAWRGDPAGGGGSLMNQGVHNVDLLQWLAGPVESVTAQQATLAHDSAAEDTTVATLRFTGGALGLISTTTATPPGSPATLTLHCERGVVEIGQGEITRWDVDGVPAPQIGADGEGIGVGASDPTAIGLAGHIQQWRDILDAIAEGRDPAITAADGAATVRLIDTITTAARTGRLTTLKELR, from the coding sequence ATGACCACCGTGACCGGCATCGGCCTGATCGGCCTGGGGACCATCGGCCGTAGCCATGCGCGTGCCCTCGACGCTTTGCGCGACCGGGCCGAACTGCGCGCCTTCAGCGGGAGCGATGCCGCTGCCACCGCGGAGGCCGGCTGGCCCGATGCCGTCCAGGTCCCGCCCGAGGAGCTGAACTTCCGCGATGACGTCGACGTGGTCGCGATCTGCTCCCCGAGCGGGGCGCACGCCGAGCAGGCCCTCGCGGCCCTCCAGTCCGGCAAGCACGTAGTGGTCGAGAAGCCACTGGCCCTGACCGCGACCGACGCCGACCGGATCGTCGGCCTCGCCACCAAGCAGGGGCTGACCGTCTCGACGATCTCCCAGCGCCGCCTCGAACCCGAGGTGGTCGCGGTGCGCCGAGCACTCAGGGCCGGGACGCTCGGCGCGGTGCGTCTGGCCACCACTCACGTCCACTGGTGGCGCGATGAGGACTACTACGCGGCGGCCGCCTGGCGCGGCGATCCTGCGGGCGGGGGCGGGTCGCTGATGAACCAGGGAGTCCATAACGTCGACCTGCTGCAATGGCTGGCCGGCCCCGTCGAATCGGTCACCGCCCAGCAGGCCACCCTCGCCCACGACTCCGCGGCGGAGGACACGACCGTTGCTACCCTCCGCTTCACCGGCGGGGCGCTGGGCCTGATCTCCACCACCACCGCCACGCCGCCCGGATCGCCCGCGACCCTGACCCTGCACTGCGAGCGCGGCGTGGTCGAGATCGGTCAGGGCGAGATCACCCGTTGGGACGTCGACGGTGTCCCCGCCCCGCAGATCGGCGCCGACGGCGAGGGCATCGGCGTCGGAGCCTCCGACCCCACCGCCATCGGCCTCGCCGGCCACATCCAGCAGTGGAGAGACATCCTGGACGCTATCGCCGAGGGCCGGGACCCGGCGATCACCGCGGCGGACGGCGCCGCCACCGTCCGCCTGATCGACACCATCACCACCGCGGCCCGCACAGGCCGCCTCACCACCCTCAAGGAGCTTCGATGA
- a CDS encoding N-acetylglucosamine-6-phosphate deacetylase, with protein MSGQPHTRPGLIDLQVNGYAGYDVNADDVDIETVTELTRALWAQGVTTYLPTVITASEEKITHVLAVIAAARRSDRLLAHSIAGIHVEGPSLAADDGPRGAHDPRHLRDPDIAELNRWQRAADSLIRIVTLAPERAGAAEYIAAATSQGVRISIGHCTPTPEQVRVAVDAGAGLSTHLGNGTHARLPRHPNHLWTQLAEDRLTAMLIADGHHLPAETLTVMIRAKTPARCVLTSDSAALAGSEPGLYTTPVGGSVEVRPDGSLRLPDTELLAGSGSSLHDCLAWATAHLPLSSAELLAMATTHPAELMGLGERVTGGQDRVELVGDRVLATTVAGALVHST; from the coding sequence ATGAGCGGGCAGCCCCACACCCGACCAGGACTGATAGACCTACAGGTCAATGGCTACGCCGGGTATGACGTCAACGCCGACGACGTCGACATCGAGACCGTCACGGAGCTGACCCGCGCCCTGTGGGCCCAAGGGGTGACCACTTACCTGCCAACCGTGATCACTGCGAGCGAGGAGAAGATCACGCATGTGCTGGCCGTGATCGCCGCCGCGCGCCGCAGCGATCGGCTACTGGCCCACTCCATCGCCGGCATTCACGTCGAGGGCCCCTCGCTCGCAGCCGACGACGGCCCCCGCGGTGCCCATGACCCCCGCCACCTGCGCGACCCCGATATCGCCGAGCTGAACCGGTGGCAGCGCGCCGCGGACAGCCTGATCCGAATCGTGACGCTGGCGCCGGAGAGGGCCGGCGCAGCCGAGTACATCGCCGCTGCAACCTCCCAGGGCGTGCGCATCTCGATCGGCCACTGTACTCCCACCCCCGAGCAGGTACGCGTCGCCGTCGACGCCGGCGCTGGCCTGAGCACCCACCTAGGCAACGGCACCCACGCCCGGCTGCCGCGCCACCCAAATCACCTGTGGACCCAGCTCGCCGAGGACCGCCTGACCGCGATGCTGATCGCCGACGGCCACCATCTGCCGGCCGAGACCCTCACCGTCATGATCCGCGCCAAAACGCCCGCGCGTTGCGTGCTCACCTCCGATTCGGCCGCGCTCGCGGGAAGCGAGCCCGGTCTGTATACCACCCCCGTTGGGGGCAGCGTCGAGGTGCGGCCCGACGGGAGCCTGAGGCTTCCCGACACCGAGCTGCTGGCCGGCTCCGGCAGCTCCCTGCACGACTGCCTCGCCTGGGCCACCGCCCACCTGCCCCTCAGCTCCGCCGAGCTGCTGGCGATGGCGACCACCCATCCCGCAGAGCTGATGGGACTGGGGGAGCGGGTCACCGGCGGCCAGGACCGGGTGGAGCTGGTCGGGGACCGGGTGCTGGCCACCACGGTGGCAGGAGCGCTCGTCCACAGCACCTGA
- a CDS encoding Gfo/Idh/MocA family protein: MKVAILGAAHQHVDYALAEVAHRDELELVAASEPDPKLRERFLSGLSAPLYDTPQQLLEAHDVDVALITGIYNQRAEAAVAALRAGAHVLADKPLCTSLTQLETIREAAVDAERHVSIVFEKRFYPATLALRRLLSGGVLGNIAMVAATGPHKLNQPTRPAWFLDPATYGGIAGDLPIHDIDLVLDLIGEQQGTAPVGTVSAHVGNARADDHPGFDDHVALLMLAGDVPATIEANWLGPEAADVHGHYRMRVTGSLGTAEVDWAYHRLTVTTHDRETWDEPLGPAQRPAQYFFDALLAGEQPEITTAASLRATEIALKAQFSAGKGGAPQHF, from the coding sequence ATGAAGGTCGCCATCCTCGGCGCAGCCCATCAGCACGTCGACTACGCCCTGGCCGAGGTCGCCCACCGCGACGAACTCGAACTGGTGGCGGCCTCCGAACCGGACCCTAAGCTGCGCGAGAGGTTCCTGAGCGGGCTCAGCGCCCCGCTGTACGACACTCCGCAGCAGCTGCTAGAGGCCCATGACGTCGATGTCGCACTCATCACCGGGATCTACAACCAACGCGCCGAGGCCGCCGTCGCAGCGCTGCGAGCCGGAGCCCATGTGCTGGCCGACAAGCCGCTGTGCACCTCCCTCACGCAGCTCGAGACGATTCGCGAGGCCGCCGTGGACGCGGAACGGCACGTCTCGATCGTCTTCGAAAAGCGCTTCTACCCGGCCACGCTCGCGCTGCGGCGCCTGCTGTCGGGTGGTGTGCTCGGAAACATCGCGATGGTCGCCGCCACCGGCCCGCACAAACTCAATCAGCCCACCCGCCCGGCCTGGTTCCTGGACCCCGCCACCTACGGCGGCATCGCCGGCGACCTGCCCATTCACGACATCGATCTCGTACTGGATCTGATCGGCGAGCAGCAGGGAACGGCCCCGGTCGGGACCGTCTCGGCGCACGTCGGCAACGCCCGGGCCGATGACCACCCCGGCTTCGACGACCACGTTGCTCTGCTGATGCTCGCTGGCGACGTGCCGGCGACCATCGAAGCGAACTGGCTCGGCCCGGAGGCGGCCGACGTCCACGGTCACTACCGCATGCGCGTGACCGGCTCACTCGGCACGGCAGAGGTCGACTGGGCCTATCACCGCCTGACCGTGACCACCCACGACCGCGAGACCTGGGACGAGCCGCTCGGCCCCGCCCAGCGTCCCGCCCAGTACTTCTTCGACGCACTGCTCGCCGGCGAGCAGCCGGAAATCACGACCGCTGCGAGCCTGCGGGCCACCGAAATCGCCCTCAAAGCGCAGTTCAGCGCTGGCAAGGGGGGAGCGCCACAGCACTTCTGA
- a CDS encoding DUF4434 domain-containing protein yields MGWARRVIGLTAAALLMLGGAASATAEPSTAPPATAPAEAPTESSLVDTHGLRVGDPGECPTPDLSDPGGGLISGFFTFYTTDMCRALSTMQDVYESGGDTLITFGYRLQLRDLDESDRILTADGVVDERFDCLEGGVPCVETARQDAGDAEIRRVLTYSGAERFGSEMLACEELDAEIISGDRRFQRVLLPVDREGCDADQYDLVLIANGALDANTDVATVLVAADTFGIDFHLGLPRPGQDADEPWLIDTSYLDTVTRFTERTVQDWESRYGDLESYGGLYQSSEMPMKGNDAWDAQFALYDAQHSVVARNAPGRSILVSPYIDGRPHMGSPVEAVELFTQRLVDSADGAHLILAPQDGRGTGKGGVYFPDQADDIVLERLQDVVGGAMTYDEAFGGATSHDYYTAALESGKAAGGDAFELWANIELMEPSPLEGEPVCIPGVNRGQADSARIATQVSVAGDTVTKLIGYDWDNAMLCEVPGKDALVEQLAADEERPVPTGVTLEPGGTALMTGYQLDGVAGTVSWRGSDGSEQGAEISPEASVSFPDYGSSRPAAHPAALQAVRFRLDVEDIDSSAPWISVTLESPQGSIAYGTYSVVPAQAETTCDTTVTGEHSDPLEIGAGTTCLEGATVNGPVRIGEAARVLVLDTTIRGPVTSQSAESVHVKDSQLRGPLQLQGTTRALTLQDTTVQGPVYLKQDQTGPLGIQMTEVQIDGPLRCDADTELAALGLEVHGPVGPMCHIG; encoded by the coding sequence ATGGGTTGGGCCCGTCGAGTCATCGGTCTGACAGCGGCTGCACTGCTGATGCTCGGGGGTGCCGCGTCAGCCACCGCAGAGCCGTCCACGGCGCCACCCGCAACAGCGCCCGCAGAGGCGCCGACGGAGTCATCGCTCGTCGACACTCACGGATTGCGTGTCGGAGATCCCGGTGAATGTCCGACACCGGATCTCTCGGACCCTGGGGGCGGGTTGATTTCCGGCTTTTTCACCTTCTACACGACCGACATGTGCCGAGCGCTCTCGACGATGCAGGACGTCTACGAGTCGGGTGGCGACACACTCATCACCTTCGGATACCGCCTCCAGTTGCGTGATCTCGACGAGTCCGACCGGATCCTCACGGCCGACGGCGTAGTCGACGAGCGCTTCGACTGCCTCGAGGGGGGAGTTCCGTGCGTGGAGACGGCTCGGCAGGACGCCGGCGACGCCGAAATCCGCCGGGTCCTGACCTACTCAGGGGCCGAGCGCTTCGGCTCCGAGATGCTGGCCTGTGAAGAGTTGGACGCGGAGATTATCTCCGGGGACAGAAGATTCCAGCGTGTGCTCCTGCCCGTGGACAGGGAGGGGTGCGACGCAGACCAGTACGACCTCGTGCTGATCGCGAATGGCGCGCTCGACGCGAACACTGATGTCGCCACCGTCCTTGTTGCGGCAGACACCTTCGGTATCGACTTCCATCTGGGACTACCGCGACCCGGGCAGGACGCAGACGAGCCGTGGCTCATCGACACTTCCTACCTCGACACGGTGACCCGGTTCACCGAGCGCACCGTGCAGGACTGGGAATCGCGGTACGGCGATCTGGAGTCCTATGGCGGCCTGTATCAAAGCTCCGAGATGCCGATGAAGGGGAACGACGCTTGGGATGCCCAGTTCGCGCTGTACGACGCCCAGCATAGCGTCGTCGCCCGGAATGCACCCGGCCGTTCGATCCTCGTCAGTCCTTACATCGATGGGCGCCCTCACATGGGGAGTCCGGTCGAGGCCGTTGAACTCTTCACCCAGCGGCTGGTCGACTCCGCAGACGGGGCTCATCTGATTCTCGCACCGCAGGACGGCCGAGGGACCGGTAAGGGCGGCGTCTACTTCCCGGACCAGGCCGACGACATCGTGCTCGAACGGTTGCAGGATGTGGTTGGAGGCGCGATGACGTACGACGAGGCGTTTGGCGGCGCGACCTCCCATGATTACTACACGGCCGCTCTGGAGAGTGGCAAGGCCGCAGGAGGCGATGCCTTCGAACTGTGGGCGAACATCGAGCTCATGGAGCCCTCGCCACTGGAGGGAGAGCCGGTGTGTATCCCCGGTGTGAACCGCGGCCAGGCGGACTCGGCACGCATCGCCACGCAGGTCTCGGTTGCTGGCGATACGGTGACCAAGCTGATCGGCTACGACTGGGACAACGCGATGCTCTGTGAGGTCCCAGGCAAGGACGCCCTCGTGGAACAGCTCGCCGCTGACGAGGAGCGTCCCGTTCCCACCGGTGTGACCCTCGAGCCGGGCGGCACTGCGCTGATGACCGGCTACCAGCTCGACGGAGTGGCCGGCACCGTGTCCTGGAGAGGTAGCGACGGCAGCGAGCAGGGTGCTGAGATCTCGCCTGAGGCCAGCGTGAGTTTCCCTGATTACGGGTCGTCGCGTCCCGCCGCGCATCCGGCCGCTCTGCAGGCGGTGCGCTTCCGTCTGGATGTCGAAGATATCGATTCGTCGGCCCCGTGGATCTCCGTCACGCTGGAGAGCCCGCAGGGGAGCATCGCTTATGGGACGTACAGCGTCGTCCCCGCTCAGGCCGAAACGACCTGCGACACCACGGTGACGGGCGAGCATTCCGACCCTCTCGAGATCGGCGCCGGCACTACCTGTCTTGAGGGCGCCACGGTGAATGGGCCGGTGCGAATCGGTGAAGCGGCACGGGTGCTGGTCCTCGACACGACGATCCGGGGGCCTGTGACCTCCCAGAGTGCGGAGAGCGTACACGTCAAGGACAGCCAGTTGCGCGGTCCACTTCAGCTGCAGGGCACCACGAGAGCGCTGACCCTGCAGGACACCACCGTGCAGGGCCCGGTGTACCTGAAGCAGGATCAGACAGGTCCGCTCGGCATTCAGATGACGGAAGTCCAGATCGACGGCCCGCTCCGCTGCGATGCGGACACCGAGCTCGCGGCGCTCGGATTGGAGGTCCACGGTCCCGTCGGGCCGATGTGCCATATCGGGTAA
- a CDS encoding Gfo/Idh/MocA family protein, translating to MRGAAVLRIGMIGTENSHITHFTRFLNVEQRHPGVRAAALAGGRSERNLELAELGGIDLIVDKPAQLVDEVDAAIVSTRDGAKHLEDARPLLEAGKPVLVDKPLAASIEHAQELLRITEQNSALLLSCSALRFVPEIGHLVPTEKSGPLRHLHVIGPADPDSDYSGLFFYGIHHVEAALEILGDPEIDLAALDVRAVRRGDTVVATLRIADTEVTFTFVVPDAGSRVPFHATGIYQAAVVSRDLTLGGDYNAPALTEFLTAVETGSVSRSPGQLLAPVAVLSAISSALERN from the coding sequence ATGAGGGGAGCAGCCGTGCTGCGCATCGGAATGATCGGTACCGAGAACTCGCACATCACGCATTTCACCCGGTTCTTGAACGTGGAGCAGCGCCATCCAGGGGTGCGCGCCGCCGCTCTCGCCGGCGGCCGCAGCGAGCGGAACCTGGAACTCGCCGAGCTGGGCGGGATCGACCTGATCGTCGACAAGCCCGCCCAGCTGGTGGACGAGGTCGATGCCGCGATCGTCTCCACCCGTGACGGGGCCAAGCACCTCGAGGATGCCCGGCCGCTGCTGGAGGCCGGCAAGCCGGTGCTGGTCGATAAGCCCCTGGCCGCCTCCATCGAGCATGCCCAGGAGCTGCTCCGGATCACGGAGCAGAACTCTGCGCTGCTGCTGTCCTGCTCTGCGCTGCGCTTCGTGCCCGAGATCGGGCACCTGGTACCGACCGAGAAGAGCGGCCCGCTGCGCCACCTGCACGTGATCGGCCCGGCCGATCCGGACAGCGACTATTCGGGTCTGTTCTTCTACGGCATCCACCACGTCGAGGCAGCGCTGGAGATCCTCGGCGACCCGGAAATCGATCTCGCCGCACTCGATGTGCGTGCCGTGCGCCGTGGTGACACCGTGGTGGCCACGCTGCGTATCGCCGACACAGAGGTCACCTTCACCTTCGTCGTGCCCGACGCCGGATCGCGAGTTCCGTTCCATGCCACCGGCATCTACCAGGCCGCGGTGGTCTCGCGCGACCTCACGCTCGGCGGGGACTACAACGCGCCGGCACTGACCGAGTTCCTGACGGCCGTCGAGACTGGCTCGGTCTCCCGCTCCCCCGGCCAGCTGCTGGCGCCCGTCGCGGTGCTGTCAGCCATCTCCTCCGCTCTCGAAAGGAACTGA
- a CDS encoding LacI family DNA-binding transcriptional regulator: protein MRRATIYSIATTVGVSPSTVSRAFSRPEMVKSELRERIVATARDLGYSPNRAARGLATGRTGVIGMLVPDVENPFFPPLIRAVQDAARDKDAELLLIDSELSSTAEQELVDRIRPQVDGLIIASPRLPSKRLHEVLDGIPAVIVNRSMRSLPGVVCDNTPALQEIADHLHHLGHRRIALLRGPRAAWAATHRAKAVRTWAEAKDVELIELRPFEAQFADGRAAAQQVVASDASAVFAFDDLMAAGVISGLSELGKSIPDDLSIVGCDDVLLAQTMTPSLTTVSAPFTELGRASVDSLTELLAGNTPRTVTLPGTPMLRGTVGPARA, encoded by the coding sequence ATGCGAAGGGCCACGATCTATTCGATCGCCACCACGGTGGGTGTCTCACCCTCAACGGTCTCCCGCGCCTTCTCACGCCCCGAGATGGTCAAGAGCGAGTTGCGCGAGAGGATCGTGGCCACTGCCCGCGACCTCGGCTATTCTCCCAACCGCGCCGCACGCGGACTGGCCACCGGCCGCACCGGCGTGATCGGAATGCTGGTGCCCGATGTCGAGAACCCGTTCTTCCCGCCGCTGATCCGCGCCGTCCAAGACGCCGCTCGGGACAAGGACGCCGAGCTGCTTCTGATCGACTCCGAACTCAGTTCGACCGCGGAGCAGGAACTGGTCGACCGCATACGCCCCCAGGTCGACGGACTGATCATCGCCTCGCCGCGCCTGCCCTCGAAACGACTGCACGAGGTGCTGGACGGCATCCCCGCCGTGATCGTCAACCGCTCCATGCGCAGCCTGCCCGGCGTGGTCTGCGACAATACTCCGGCGCTGCAGGAGATCGCTGACCACCTCCACCATCTGGGGCATCGCCGTATTGCTTTGCTGCGGGGCCCGCGAGCTGCCTGGGCCGCCACGCACCGCGCCAAGGCCGTGCGGACCTGGGCCGAGGCGAAGGACGTCGAGCTCATCGAGCTACGGCCCTTCGAAGCGCAGTTCGCCGACGGCCGCGCCGCCGCCCAGCAGGTCGTCGCGTCCGACGCCTCCGCAGTGTTCGCCTTCGACGACCTGATGGCGGCCGGCGTCATCTCCGGGCTCAGTGAGCTGGGCAAGAGCATTCCCGATGATCTCAGCATTGTCGGCTGCGACGACGTGCTGCTCGCCCAGACCATGACACCCAGTCTGACCACCGTCTCGGCGCCGTTCACCGAACTGGGGCGCGCCTCGGTGGACTCGCTCACCGAGCTCCTCGCCGGAAACACCCCCCGCACCGTGACCCTGCCCGGCACGCCGATGCTGCGTGGCACCGTCGGACCGGCCAGGGCCTGA